In a genomic window of Shouchella clausii:
- a CDS encoding NAD(P)H oxidoreductase produces the protein MNVLTVVSHPREDSLTFKVADRFVQGLAEAGHESEILDLHRIGFDPVLKGVDEPDWTVAEQRFSPEVEAEIRRLKEHDALAFIFPVWWWHFPAMLKGYIDRVFNNGFAYGANHLHHQHVLWLGLAGVSKEQMKKRNYDEMITHLFNVGIADYCGISNSKVEFLYETLDSKPEHYEMLLDKAYRFGLNYGKDE, from the coding sequence ATGAACGTGTTAACCGTTGTTTCACATCCGAGAGAAGATTCCTTGACCTTTAAAGTGGCGGATCGTTTCGTACAAGGTCTTGCCGAGGCTGGTCATGAGTCTGAGATACTGGATTTGCACAGGATTGGTTTTGATCCTGTTTTAAAAGGAGTAGATGAACCTGACTGGACTGTTGCGGAACAGCGCTTTTCTCCTGAAGTAGAGGCGGAAATAAGGCGGTTGAAGGAGCATGATGCGTTGGCATTTATTTTTCCAGTTTGGTGGTGGCATTTCCCGGCAATGCTAAAGGGGTATATTGATCGCGTTTTTAACAATGGGTTTGCGTACGGTGCGAACCACCTTCACCATCAGCATGTGTTATGGCTTGGGTTGGCTGGCGTTTCGAAAGAGCAGATGAAAAAGCGCAATTATGATGAAATGATAACGCATCTGTTCAATGTCGGCATTGCCGATTATTGCGGTATCTCCAATTCCAAAGTTGAATTCTTATATGAGACACTCGATTCAAAGCCAGAACATTACGAAATGCTGCTGGATAAGGCCTACCGCTTCGGTTTGAATTATGGCAAGGATGAATGA
- a CDS encoding winged helix-turn-helix transcriptional regulator, with amino-acid sequence MAEQMKNNVQKKYQVGVEVALEVMGGKWKPLIIYHLMTGRKRTSELRRLIPGITQKMLTTQLRGLEKDEIVTRKVYNEVPPKVEYELTPYGWGLKPALDHLCYWGEDHLEKVYGDKSKVLEEFQSCVE; translated from the coding sequence ATGGCTGAACAGATGAAAAATAACGTTCAAAAGAAGTATCAAGTAGGCGTGGAAGTTGCCTTAGAAGTAATGGGAGGTAAATGGAAGCCGTTAATTATTTACCACTTGATGACAGGGCGGAAACGGACATCTGAGCTTCGCCGGTTAATCCCTGGCATTACCCAAAAAATGCTGACTACTCAGCTCAGAGGCCTAGAAAAGGACGAGATCGTTACCCGGAAAGTTTACAACGAGGTCCCTCCTAAAGTCGAATATGAGTTAACGCCCTACGGCTGGGGACTAAAACCCGCACTCGATCATTTATGCTATTGGGGAGAGGATCACTTGGAAAAGGTGTACGGAGACAAATCGAAGGTTTTGGAAGAGTTTCAGAGCTGTGTAGAGTGA